The following are encoded in a window of Rhizobium sp. 11515TR genomic DNA:
- a CDS encoding HlyC/CorC family transporter: MTVEGTLAVLWEYWPEIISIVVLVLLSAFFAGSETALTAASRSRIHTLEANGDRRAGIVRLLIERRDRLIGALLIGNNLANILSSSLATSVFLGLFGNSGVAIATAAMTVILVIFAEVLPKSWAIATPDRFALNVASAIRLFVIVVGPVSSVVNAIVRQILGIFGVNLSREVSMLSAHEELRGAVDLLHREGSVVKADRDRLGGVLDLGELELSDIMVHRTAMRAINADDPPEVVVRAILDSPYTRMPLWRGTIDNIIGVVHAKDLLRALAERNVEPENLDIVKIAQKPWFVPDSTNLEDQLNAFLRRKQHFAVVVDEYGEVQGIVTLEDILEEIVGDIADEHDLDIQGVRQEADGSIVVDGVVPIRDLNRALDWDLPDEEATTIAGLVIHESMTIPEERQAFTFYGKRFIVMKREKNRITKLRIRPAETEEAKPV; this comes from the coding sequence GGTCCTGGTGCTGCTTTCCGCCTTCTTTGCCGGCTCGGAGACGGCGCTGACGGCGGCTTCGCGTAGCCGTATCCATACATTGGAAGCCAACGGCGACAGGCGGGCCGGCATCGTGCGGCTCTTGATAGAACGTCGCGACCGATTGATCGGCGCGCTGCTGATCGGCAACAATCTCGCCAATATTCTGTCGTCCTCGCTTGCGACCAGCGTGTTCCTGGGTCTGTTCGGCAATTCCGGCGTGGCGATCGCCACCGCCGCCATGACCGTTATCCTCGTCATTTTCGCGGAGGTTCTGCCGAAGAGCTGGGCCATTGCGACGCCGGATCGCTTCGCGCTGAACGTCGCCAGTGCGATACGCCTCTTCGTCATCGTCGTCGGGCCTGTGTCGAGCGTCGTCAATGCCATCGTGCGCCAGATCCTGGGTATTTTCGGCGTCAATCTCTCCCGGGAAGTGTCGATGCTGTCGGCGCATGAGGAGCTGCGCGGCGCCGTGGACCTGCTTCACCGCGAGGGTTCCGTGGTCAAGGCCGATCGCGACCGTCTGGGTGGCGTTCTCGATCTCGGCGAGCTGGAACTGTCGGACATCATGGTTCACCGTACGGCAATGCGCGCCATCAATGCCGATGACCCGCCAGAAGTGGTCGTGCGTGCGATCCTCGACAGCCCTTATACGCGCATGCCGCTCTGGCGCGGCACGATCGACAACATCATCGGCGTCGTGCATGCCAAGGACCTGCTGAGGGCGCTCGCGGAACGCAATGTCGAGCCGGAAAATCTCGATATCGTCAAGATCGCGCAAAAGCCCTGGTTCGTGCCCGACAGCACCAATCTCGAGGACCAGCTCAATGCCTTCCTGCGTCGCAAGCAGCATTTCGCGGTCGTCGTCGACGAATATGGCGAGGTGCAGGGCATCGTCACGCTGGAAGACATTCTGGAGGAGATCGTCGGCGACATCGCCGATGAGCACGATCTGGATATCCAGGGCGTGCGGCAGGAGGCCGACGGTTCGATCGTGGTCGACGGCGTCGTGCCAATTCGCGACCTGAACCGCGCACTCGACTGGGATCTGCCCGATGAAGAGGCAACGACGATTGCCGGCCTCGTCATCCACGAATCGATGACCATCCCCGAAGAGCGCCAAGCCTTCACCTTTTACGGCAAACGCTTCATCGTCATGAAGCGCGAAAAGAACCGCATCACCAAGCTGCGCATCCGTCCCGCCGAAACGGAAGAGGCAAAGCCAGTGTAA